One genomic segment of Pseudomonas fortuita includes these proteins:
- a CDS encoding Na+/H+ antiporter subunit C — protein sequence MEEVIAVAIGVLAASGVWLILRPRTYQVIMGLCLLSYGVNLFIFSMGSLFIGKEPIIKEGVTQDLLHYTDPLPQALVLTAIVISFAMTALFLVVLLASRGLTGTDHVDGRERDE from the coding sequence ATGGAAGAAGTCATTGCAGTCGCCATCGGCGTGCTGGCCGCCTCGGGGGTGTGGCTGATTCTGCGCCCGCGGACCTACCAGGTAATCATGGGCCTGTGCCTGCTGTCGTACGGCGTAAACCTGTTCATCTTCAGCATGGGCAGCCTGTTCATCGGCAAGGAGCCCATCATCAAGGAGGGCGTCACGCAAGACCTGCTGCACTACACCGACCCGTTGCCTCAGGCCCTCGTGCTTACGGCCATCGTCATCAGCTTCGCCATGACGGCGCTGTTTCTGGTGGTGTTGCTGGCCTCGCGCGGCCTGACCGGTACCGACCACGTGGATGGCCGGGAGCGTGACGAATGA